In Amblyomma americanum isolate KBUSLIRL-KWMA chromosome 8, ASM5285725v1, whole genome shotgun sequence, the DNA window tccatttgctcttccttatcctcacccactgactctcggtcattacgcctctttaagttcctgattccgctccatctaaattcggtaaggttgctttgggtacccggtcacatgggctttcacttaaatgaggtggcagattccttagcaagagcctctctctgcggcccaatcgTTGCTGTCCTGGCAACCTGTGCATATaaagctgcggtgaggtttcgcagctaaataatatttcaggaatttgctgcctcagctcttacatcatctcccgaatatcagcatcttctgcatccttggagtagcaaagactggcactCGTGCAGACTAGACGTCTCTTTCAcacgtttgcgttgccgggttccccttctaaatttctaccttcacagatctggcctggcggcttccccattgtgccctttttgtgttGAACCTGAGACagtagatcacttcctgctgttctaccgccgcttctctcatttgaggaagcgtcttttgcaaattccatttcatcaactgggtttgcctgtgtcctccgcggttgttctttccattgacgcttctttgcttggacaatgcgacaggagtgtgcgctctgctgcgcaaaatttccttcaagaaatgcagcgactcccattctgatttttttcccgctctcagtcagtacgacataaaaacattacaggcattgtatactattgtgcacattaagccattgtcccgtcttcgatctccaagttaacaggacccatGTCCTtacctcttccaatctatcagactacatcctattaccactccttttcccgtcaaaactttcctgtgtccagcaattaaccgcctgtgtcttggccactcccccgtagtgggtatgtgccagcaatgtctgaggcctacCTACAATTATCAACCACTGTGGCACTTTGTAAAAATTTTGTACAAGCGTGTATAAAATTCGCAATCGTCGTTTTGAGCACGAAAACCTACGAATTGGCTCTTTGAGGCCTGGACATGGTATTAAACCGAAAAAACTTGCTTTGAATCTTAAAGAGCGCGCCTGCAAGGGTTGGACGTTGTAACTACCTCTCCAAGGCTTTTCAAACGGCAAGCAGAGAGCAGCGTCTTTGCTGAGAGTGCGAGAGCACTCAACAGACAAGACTACAAGCACTTTGTTTTGGACACCAATTGTTTATTACAAAAAGAAAAGCGAGAAACGAAGGGTGACAAGCTTCACTTCTTCCAGCACGAAAGCCTCCCCAGAAGCGTCCCACAGCAAGACCGGAGAGTTCGGTGCTTATCCGATGAAGTTGATGACGACCAGGTGCAAGATGATGTGCGCAAAGATGAAGTCGGCGTACGCCCGTTCTGGACTGATGCCGAAGAACTGCGACTTGTTTTGCGGGTTTGCCTGGAGCCGCAGGCAGACGCCCAGCACAAATGATGCCACGCAGGTGATGAATCCGGAGAGGAACGAGTTGAACGGGAAGGTGCCCACGATGCAGCAGTACACAAACTGCACCACTCCCGTGAGCAACACGTAGACGAGGTACGAGTCGATGATCTTCATCTTCTTGGGCGTCGTGGCCGAATATTCGTCAAAGAAGCGCTTGACCACGTCCCAAATTGTCGCGGAAGACATGATGCTTTTTCTTTCGCTCCTGCCCAGCGAACGATGATGCCACGAAACAATTTCTTCTTCGACGTGTTGTGCGACGCCGGGCAGATAAGCTTGGCTTGCTTGCTCGTCGGCTGGCGTGCCGGTTCGAGCCGATGATGATGTGGACAAcgacatgatgatgatgacaaagtTAGATCGCCAAACACTAATCTAATAATAACCCTAAATTGTGTACTAAGCTTGCTAATACTATTTCTTAACTTAGTTTGTGGCATTGGAcagttttttaattattttttactTAATTAACGTACTAAAAAGTTGCTAGTTTTGTTCACGCCCGCTCAGGTGGCGCTATGGGTAGCTCAGGGTACCAAGATGGCGGCTACGGGAGTGCTGCCTTTCGTCCGTGGCATCGATTTAACTCGAAATGACTTCCAAGTACGGATAATTTCGCATATTTGGATGCAGCGGTTTAATACACTAGCCCATAACCTATCAGCCCATGAAACTCACGCTTGCCTAACCATTGTATTTCGCACCGGTAGCCGCTTTGGATAGACGGAGGTGTAACCCAAGATGATTTGTAGACAGCGCGCACGTTGGTAGCTCACTTATTTTGCGAGGCTTGCAGTTTTGTGTGTCGAGCGCTAAATCATAGGAATCCGAAAATACATGACAGTCGTAAATAAAACGGTGAGCGGTGTTATAAGTTTTCTGCGGCATGGTTGGCTTTAGCATCGCGTTTGCGTTTGCTCGCTGTGATCTCGCAAGAGCGTCGGGGTGGTGGTCGGCTAATGACGATCGCTAGTGCGATGTGGCGCAAGCTTTTGTGATAAGCTTAAGCGGCTCATGAATAATAAAAATACGAGCGCAACACAAGCGAAGCGCTATGCACGAGCCGCATAGGGCAGTATCATATGAAAGTCGAGCTAGCTGTGAATCTAATCCGAATCAGCTGATGCGCTGTTCTGCCTATCTGCTAAGCTGTTCTTGTGTGCGCATCTGTCGTGAAACGCCTAGCAGAGtgattattgaagcgaaaagcttaactacgctagtcaacaccgcgcttcgcgcgagccggcgtatgtcggagcgcgagtgacgtcacgcaggcgcagtttctctctctctctctctcgcttcctagttactagtgcgcatgcgccactagtagcaccgagccacaggtgttacgccgctgcgcagcgccgcgcctttcctcaaaattcaacttttgggtttcagttttctctttcctctttctctccctcctttatcccttccgttacggcgtggtacgggtgtccaccgagatatgtgaggcggttactgggccatttcctttcctcaaaagccaaacaaaacaagtgagccaacgggCGGGgccgttcatagagttcattggtgttgacaactttgcaaagatgttcattttcaggaaaggaaaggcgcacaaccggctccatgggcCACttgagacctcaatctcgctttcgcttggtatatcctgGATTGGCTGGGCTagtccacattaatttttttcactttgcgAACGAAGCTTGAGCAGGACTTCTAATGGGGATAACGGATAATTGATAGTCCCTTAGGGTAGCAGGGTGGATTCAAGGAAGACGTAGCTGGGGAAGGCGGGGAGCAAATGGGGAAATGAGGTAAGGCAATTCCTTTGCTGGCGCATGACAGGGTTGATTAGAGACAACTGGGACAAGGTTTCGTTTTGAAGTGCACGTAACCTCACTGATAATGATAAACTAAGCTTTCTTCATCAGTTTGTTTCTAGCAGTAATGACCTGTCAACACCATGAGGTGGATTTCCGCATGCATAGTTTTTCTCGTTTTTCACATTTTGTTATAGTTATCATTGTTCAAGCCTTTGCAACGCGTTTGGCTTCCTACGAATACTGGGAATTCCACACAAATTTGGGAGCTGCTTTTTATTCCTTTTGCCGTGCGAGACCGAAGTATTCATCCTAGCAGGGATTCTAAACACATTGcgttttgtttttctcttcttttgcaTCTTTTATTTCAGTTGCGCACTTGGAGCTTTGATAAATACGTAAGCACAAAACTGACACGAATGCGTACTTTGTTTTTCGTTTGCATTATTGTTGTGTACGCCATTACCACGCTGCTGCCTTTTGCAAATGGCTTTACATCAGTATTACCAGTATGCATTGCAGTGTCATTTGGTAGCACTTGTTTTTAAGCTTGCTGGCTTCAGTTTTTGCATTTTCCCGAATTCAGCGAGCAAGGTGaaagttcaatttggagtttcgtAAATGTGTAAAAAAAATCTTGAGTGTTTGTCATGACTGTTTTAAAGAGAATGTTTTTTAGGCTGGTGGAAACTTGTCATTCTCAAAAGCTGATGCATTGATCACTTTCTTCCAAAATCAGAGTGGCAAAAGAAGAAGGATCCGAGTAATGtacacctttttttttgtacctgCGTGCCTGTCTTGCAACAAATGCTGCTCGTCTTTAAATGTGTTTTGCATCAGCAACTTGCACTGGTGTAGTGGTGTTAACATGGGTTGTTTTTGTTCTCAAATGTGCACTTAAAAGACAAGGTTTCTCTGTTTGTAATGCTCCTACTGCAAGGCATTAAGCATTTAATGTTTGTGAGAATAGTGTGCTCTGATAAAACTTTGTGATCATTGCAGGGACTTATTGTGGACATCGTGAAACTGCGTATTTCACGTGATGCATTATAACTAAGACCTTCATGTCTATTATCAACAATACTGACTCAAATCAGTTGGAACATTACATTATTTACAGTTTCAAGAAATCACTGTTGGCCTATCTTTCCGCTCTTACTCAGTGCTGGCCAAGTTGGAAGTGTGAGCACCCTCACGAGTTTTTGCGGTGATAATTTGAGGCATTCTGTTAAACTTGTCTCATGGAGACCATCTTTCATGCGCATTTGGTCAGTCTCGCAAAGAACTAATAGCGTCTAACTTTTAACATGGTTATTATGTTTGTGATATGGTGTGTTCAACTCAATGGGTGCGCCGTTCCTGCTTGATTGATGAAAACACTGCATTGGTGCTTTTTGGTGTAGGAAGACTACTTTCCCAAGGCAGTCGGTGACATGACTGGTCTCCGATGGCTTCGGCTAAACAGGACCAAGATAGACTGGATTCCAGATG includes these proteins:
- the Dad1 gene encoding dolichyl-diphosphooligosaccharide--protein glycosyltransferase subunit — its product is MSSATIWDVVKRFFDEYSATTPKKMKIIDSYLVYVLLTGVVQFVYCCIVGTFPFNSFLSGFITCVASFVLGVCLRLQANPQNKSQFFGISPERAYADFIFAHIILHLVVINFIG